The genomic window CGCTGGGCTCTGTGGTTTAACCGCGTGGGACGTGAAGTGTATTAATGCCGGATTCACTTCACTCTCCCTCTGGGAGAGTCAAGCGTCAGCGAGGAGAGGGCGACCGCGCCGCTGCAAAAGAACCTCCCCTCGCTAAGGCTCGACCCTCCTTAAAAAGGAGGGTGAAGGAAGCGATTACATCGACAGCTCGCCGTTACCGTCCGGCGATCGGCATCGGTACGGCGTACAGTCCATGCCGCGCAGTGACGTACATGGTTTTGCGCTGTGGGCCTCCGAACGTCACGTTAGCAGGTTGCTCGGGAAACTCAATCAATCCCATCGCTTTGCCGGCGGGGTTGAATACCTGGATTCCCAAATTGGTCGTGATGTACAGATTGCCCTCCACGTCCATGGCCATCCCGTCACCGCCGGTGTCACTTTTTCCCGCGGGCTGTTTCAGTTCACAGAAGACCTTGGGCGCGGACAGCTTGCCGGCCGCTTCCACTTCATACACCAACATCTTGGCGGATTGGCTGGGGATCACATACAAACGTTTGCCGTCCAGCGAGAGGCCGATGCCGTTAGGAGCGGGGAGGTCGTCGCTGACACGCGTTACCCGGCCATCGGCGGCCAGGTAATACACCGATTGCTGGCCCTGCGGTAAGGGCTGCGGGGCGCGGAATAGCGGATCGGTGAAATACAAACCGCCCTCGGCGTCGGTTACCAGGTCGTTGGGCGCATTAAACCGCACCCCATCATATTGCTTGGCCAGCACGGTCATCTGTTTGCTCTTGCGGTCATACGCCACCACTTGGCCATCCATTTGGCAAGCCAATAAGCGGCCGTCCGAATCGAACCACAAGCCGTTGGCGTGTCCGGCGGGTTTTACAAACACTTCGATTTTTCCGCCCACCGGCAGGACATGAATCGTGTCGTTGGGGATGTCGGTGAAGTACAGCGTGCCGTCGTTCGCGACAGCCGGCCCTTCGGTAAAGGCGAACCCATCTTGAATTTTGGTGACTGGGCCGCTGGCGGTGATCTTGGCGTCCTCGGCGGCCGCACCGGCGTGGCCGCCCAGCACGGCGAACAGTCCGGCCAGCAAGCCACCGCAGAAATTCAATCGCTTCATCGTTGTTTGTCCTGAAATGTCGGCGTCGTAATAGATGCGTAGCCGAACTCGCCAGAGTTTGGTTGGTTGGCGGATGCGTCCAAAGTCTAGCGACTTCGGCTACGGGCAAGACCAAATTATTCCTGCCGACGGGGCTCAGCACAAGAAATCTTTTCGCAGCCGTGCCAGGTATTGCTGCAAGGCGCGCGGGTTGCCTCGGTCGTCCAACAGTCCGCTATGGGGGAAAATATGCGGACGTGAGTCGTCCCAGCCTTCCCAGATGATTCCGTGGACAAAGTGTTTAGCCAACAGCGTCCGCACATAGCCACCGGCCAGTCGCAGTTGATCTTTTTCGGTAACGCCGAGCTGCGAGTTGGGAGCGAAGACCTCGGTCGGTCGCAGCGCACCGGCGTCGGAACCGCTGCCGGCGGCCAGCGTTAATTGGCACATCAAGGGTAACCCCAGGACTGCCCAGCGGTCGATCATTTGGCTGAAGTCCAGATTGGTGCGGGGCAGGGTGCCGATGTCTTCGTAGTTCATCCGCAGTTCCAGCCCGATGCCGCTAAGTTCCAGACCGGCTCGGACCAAGGCGTCGGCGCAGTGCAGCGGCGAGATCCCGTCGCGGTCACGGCTCAGGTATTCGCCGTAGGGCTGATCAAAGGAAATGATCACGGGGTTGCGAGGATCGGAGCGACGGACGGTTTGGATGATCGCCACGGCCAGCCGCATGACTTGCTCTTCGCTCAGGTTGATCGGGCCGCGCGTGTTCAGTCCGGCGGCGCAGTTCCAGAGGTGTACGCGACCGGCATAGCGGAGGACGGCCTGTTCGGTAAAGCGACACACAGCGTCGACCAGCCCGTCGAAATTGTCTTCCAGCAAATACAGCCAGTGGGGCAGCATTTTGTCTTGAAAGTCGAACAGCGGTCCGGCGATCACGCGGAGGCCGTGTTGTTCGCACCAGGCGAACATTTGGTCAACGGCATCGAAATCCAGCCGTCCGGCGTCGGTTTCGACATCGGCCCAGGAAACCCGCACCGCCGCCGCGTTGCAGGTGGCCACGTAGGCATTGGTCTGGGTTGCGGTCGGTGGTTGATCGGCTGGCATGGAAACGCCCAGCAAAGTTCCCAGCCGACCTTCGTTGTCGCGGCGAAAGGCCAATGCCTGGGCCGCGTAGGATTCCAGCAAGTCGGCCGAAGCGGCCTCCAGGTGACGGATGGCCTTCATGGCGTCTTCGCCGGCGGCTTCGGGATTGGCTCCGCGTTGGGCGGCGTCCAGGAAGAAGGCGGTGCCCTGAGCCAATAAATCTTTGAAATTATCCGACATCCGCAGGCCCGCTCGTTCCCAGGTGTCGGCTTGCGAACGCACCCGGTAGCAACTGCCTCGGGCCAATTCCAGCGGCAGATTGTAGGGGGCCACCCCCGAGCGGAGGCTGCAGGTGGACAGCGTGACGGGGCCATAGCCGGGGATATTCCAGGGCACGGACAGTTTGCCCGATTCGTCAATTCGCCGGGTGACCGTTAGCCGACCCTGCTCAAAACGGACATTTCCTTCCCAAGGAATGCCTTCGATTCCCGAGATATAGGCCCATTTCCAGAGTGATCGGTCCTCTCCTAAACCTCCCTGTGCAAGCAGGTTTTCAGGGATATCGAATTGAAATTGGCCCATAGCAGGCAGTCAGGCCGTAGGAGAAGCAGGGACAGGGACCGCGGAATCGGCCGCAAAATCGGCTGTGCGGGCCATAAATTTAGCGGAGGAAGGAAGTTGGTTCAATTCAGGGCACTGCGGATAAACGCGGCGAACCCCGAATTGCTGCAGCCAAACGGGACCGCTGGGGATAAACTAGAAATCGGCTTACACTGACGCTTTTCCGACGTTCGCAATTCGAGTTCTCTACTGACGACCTATGCCAGACGCCGAAACCACCCCCACCAGCCCCGCCCAGGATGCCTCTCTCGAACAGGCCGCGGAAACCCCCACAGTGCCCAAAAAACGTGGAGTCCCCGAAGGGCTGTGGATCAAGTGCCCGGGCTGCGGGGCATCGCTGTACCGCAAAGAAGTCCAGCGGCGGCTGAACGTGTGTCCCAACTGTGAATACCATTTTTATGTGTCGGCGTCCGAACGCATCCAGCACATGCTCGACGATGGCACCTTCGAACCTTGCGACGACCACCTGCGGCCCACCGACCCCTTGGATTTTTCCGACCGCAAACGCTACGCCGAACGCTTGGTCGCCGAACAGAAACGCACCGGCCTGACCGACGCCGTGCTGACCGGCACCGGCATGATCCGGGCTCGCCGGGTGGCCTTTGCCGTCACCGATTCGGCCTTCATCATGGGCAGTATGGGCTCGGTCGTCGGCGAACGGTTGACCCGTTTGGTTGAACGCGCCACCGAGCAGAACCTGCCGTTGATCATCGTCAGCGGATCGGGCGGGGGCGCTCGCATGCACGAAGGCATTTTGTCGCTGATGCAGATGGCCAAAGTTTCCGCCGCCCTGGCTCGCTTTGACAAAGCCGGCGGGTTGTTTATCAGCGTGCTGACCAATCCCACCATGGGAGGCGTGGCCGCCAGTTTCGCCTCGCTGGGCGATCTGGTGTTCGCCGAACCCAAAGCCCTGATCGGTTTCGCCGGTCCGCGAACGATCAAAGCTACGATCGGGATCGAATTGCCCGAAGGCTTTCAGACCAGCGAGTTTTTGATGGAACACGGCTACATCGATCGCATCGTGACCCGCGAGCGGCTGAAGAGTGAAATCGCACAGGCAATCGATTACTGCGGAAAATAAGCATGGGCTTTCTGGATTCCTTACGATCGCTGCTGCCAGGTTCCTCCGACGCGTCCTCCGCTGACGGTCCCGAAGGTTCCAGCGACAAACACAAAGATAAGAAGGCGTCGACCAAGTCGAGCGGCAAGCCGAAAAAGAAGAGCACCGCCGCGGCGCGTACCAAGTGCGACATCGAAGCTCGGTTTGAACGCATGCGTTCTTCGGTATCGGGCACGATGGGTAATTTTTTCTTGGCCCGCGACCGACAGCTCAAACGCATCGTGGGCGTGAAAGTCTGTGATCCTGAAAAGGTCGAACTGTTTGAAGCCCGCTTCAAAGGTTTGAAAAAGCCCAGCGAAGGGGAGATCGCCATGCAGATGATGCACCCCCGCGTGATGGAAACGCTCGAGCATGGCGAAACGACTCGCGGCGAACGCTACCTGGTGACCGAATACATCGAAGGCCCCAGTTTGCAGCACGTCGTGCAGACGGCCAATGAAGAAGAAGTGGCGGGCAAACGGGTCAATCTGATCCGGCAAATGGCCGAAGCGATCGCGTACGTCCACAGCAAAGAATTCATCCACCGCGATATCTGCCCCCGCAACTTTATCTGCCTGCCGGATCTGGTGGGCCTCAAACTGATTGACTTCGGCCTCACCGTGCCGGCCACCCCTCCCTTTATGACGCCCGGAAACCGCACCGGCACACCGGTCTATATGTCACCCGAAATCGTCCGTCGACGCTCCACCGACAAACGCGTTGATATTTTTTCCTTCGGGATGTCGGCTTACTGCCTGCTGACCTTCCAGTTCCCCTGGAACGTGACGGATACCACGGGCCGCGCGGCCTTGCAGCACGATACGGCCTTGCCCACCGATATCTTCGAACGCCGCCCCAACTTGGATCCGCGACTGGGCAAAGCCATCATGCACTGCCTGCAACCCAAAGCCGAAGATCGCATGCCTTCGATGACCCAGTTCCTGCAACAGATCTCCCGCGTCGAACAGGAAGAGCAGTAAGGGGCCCATGCTACGAAATTCCAAGTATCGTTTATAACATCGACAGCTCTTCGTTCTGCTCACGCTCGGGCGCTGTCAGCCGGAACATGTCGCGCATCAATTGAGCGTCGCAATCCCGCTGTTCGACTTTCCGGCGGCTGAACATCCGCGCCTGCGTGTTGATCATCACCTCCGGCGGGATCTCGGCCATCTGACCAAACAACCTCGCGTAGTTCACGAAACTGGGTACGTTGCTGGTCACAAAACCGTATAGCATGGCGGCCACACCGATCACCTTGCCGGTAAAGATGCCGGTGTTGATGGCGGTTTTGGCATAGTCGCCCATCACACAGCCCATGAACTGCATGTCGGTGGCCACGCGTTGCCCGTTGTATTCGACATTGATTTTTCCGTAGGTGTTTTTCAGGTCACTGTTACAGGTGCCGGCGCCCAGGTTAATCCAGCTGCCCAGGTAGCTATGTCCCAGAAACCCGTGGTGCTGTTTGTTTGAATACGGTTCGATCACCGAGGCTTCGACTTCGCCGCCGATCTTGACCGTATGCCCCAACGCCACGCCGTCTTTTAAAGCCGCGTGTTCGATGACTCGGGTATTGCGGCCTGCATAGACGGGGCCGCTGAGATAACAGAACGGTCCGACTTTGACGTTGCGGTCCAGCAGGATCGGGCCCTCGCTGGTATCGATCACCGCGTGCTCTCCCAGCGTGGCGTCCTCGGCTACGAATACGCCATCTTGAAGCTGTTTGAATCCGTTTTCTTCAATTCGCCGTTGCATGTTTTCAGGCATCAATCGCATGTGCCAGGAAACCACGTCGTGAGGCCATTGGAACAGGTCCAGGGAACCTTCGATGGCGGGTTGCAGGCAGGCGGCCGCGATGATGTGATCGATCGAGGTTAAGGCCTGGGGATCGGTTGCCGGGTCCGGCGTCGGCACTTTCCAGCCAGCCGGCAGGTAGGCCGCCGCTATTCCGGAGGCGTCTTCGATGTGGCCGCCTTGGCCGTGGGTTAACATTTCGGACAGGGCCGCATAGTTGGCCTGGGAAGGAACCATCCGAGCGTTGACTAGTAACATCGGTTCGCCGGCTCGTTCACTTGTTAAGGCCGTCAGACCGTAGTCCACCTTCTGAAGGGTGTGCAGATGCGGCCGCACGCTGCCCAGGATAGGACAGTCCAGCCGCTGCAACCAATCCAGCAGGTGGAACGAGGCACAGCCGATGGCGTATGCCGGACGAGCGGTGGTGATCGGGGCCAGCTTGGCGGTGGCCGCATCTTCGAAACAAAGCACGTGCATCGGTACAACCCGGGTTGGTTGGGCCTGAAGGCGAGAGATAGTGGGAGAAACCTGGCTTCCCTGCCGTGATCTGTAAGCAATATTTAACAGACCGAAGCAGGGCTCGCGCGGGACTAGCCAAAAAAATCGCGATATCCCCTACATTCGGACCAGCTTGCCCAGGCTCTCCAGTCCTTCTTGAAAATCTTGGCCCCGCTATGACCCGATTTGCGGCTCCGTTGTTGCTGACCACCGCCGCGATCGCAGCCGGGAGCAGCCTGGCCGCCTTGACCTCGGCGGCTCCTCCGGACGACTGGGTGCAACAGCTGGGCGCCGAATCGTACGCCCAGCGACTGCGAGCTCGCCACGAACTGCTGGCCGCCGGCCGAGACGCTCGAGCCGCCCTGCAGCGTGGACGGGACGCCGCCGATCTGGAAATCCGCAAACAATCCGCTGCGATTCTGAATCAAATCCACCACAGCCGGTTCGAAACCGAACTCCGCCGGATGCAGTCGGCCACCGAGTCGGGGCAGGAGTATCAGTTGCCCGGCTGGACGGAGTTTCGTCGCTTGGTGGGGGACGACCGCCAGAGCCGAACGCTGTTTGTTGCCATGACGCGTTGCTTCCGCCAACCGCTTGCCCAACTGGCCGGCGACTGGCAGGAACAGGCGAGCGCTCTGCTGCAAAGGCACACTGAAACCAGCGATCCCGATCCGGTCGCCTGGGCCCTGCTGCTGATGTTGAACCAACGCCATGGCGAAGGTGGGTGTCTGTTAAACCATCACGTTCGTGAAGCGTTGAACCGGACTCGCATCAGTTCGGCATTGCAGGCCAGTCCGCATGCGGATGTGTTGCGACGGCTGGTGGCCGCAGCGTTGGAACGACAAGCCGATCGACCGGCGGACCGAATTTGGATGCGGATCGCCGTCCAGTGGAATTGCCGCCCGCAAGCGGTCGCGTTGGCCGAGCGAGCGACGATGCCCGACCGCGGCGCCTCCCCCGCCTGCACCGCCACCGCGCTGACCATCCTGGCACGATTTGCTCCCGACGAAGCTCGCCCGGCCCTACTGCGAGCTCTCGATGATGGCCGCACCTGTCAGGTTTGGCAGATCGTGGCGGCATCGCGGCGGCGACTGAAAACGCAGGTCTCCGACGTCGCTCTGGCAATGTTGTTGTATCTGGATGGAGTGGACCCGCGGAGCGTCGGGTTCGCGGACTTACAAGCCGACCCGCTAACGATTTACCGCGAACACAGTTTGGGTTTCGAAGACGACAAGCAACGTCAAGCCGCCCTCGAATCGGCTAGCCGAGCCGGAGTAATTCCACTACGTTTTGTGCACCCGTCAGGGAGTGGAGAGTAGCGAGACTTGAGACTTGAGACCCAGTTCCTAACCCTCTCACCTACTGTCCTACCTCCGCGCCCAGCAACCAGCAATTCACCAACCACCTAACCCTCATGGCCTTTTGGATCCAACTACCGCTGCCGGTGCGACTTGCTGTGCTGAGTCTTGTCGGTGTTATCGCAGGCGGTTTTGTGAACTGGGCGATCTATGCCTGGGCTACGTTTCGGGTGCCGGTCAGTCCCTGGTCGCGGGTGCCGGCGGGCATGGCGGCTCGGCATTGGTTCACGCGGTTGCCGGTCGTGGGTTGGTGGGCGCGCGCCGCCGAGACGCCGCAGCAATTGGCGGCCGCCCGTGAGCGTTTGACTCGACTGGGCTACGAAGTGCCGCCCGAGTGGACTCCGCGGATGCCGTTTTGGCTGCGTCCAATGGCCATTGAGCTGGCGCTGGGTTTCGCCTTGCCTTGGCTGTACTGGTATGAAACGCAAGCCGGACTGGTGCTGCCGGCCGGCGTGCCGCAAGCTGCCGTGGCCGCGGCGCATCCCACCTGGTTGCACTGGATGTTCGTAGGCCATGCTTTGCTGCTGGTGTTGATGACGATCGCCACCTTCATCGACTTTGATGAACAGATCATTCCCGACTGGGTGACGATCCCCGGAACTTTGTTGGCGTTGGGGATGGCCAGCGTGTCGTTGCACACCTTTCTTCCGATACCGCTGACCGCCAATGGCGTGATGCGACTGGAACCCTGTACGTTCAGCGCTCCCTGGCCGGTGGGGAAGAAATGGGGCAGCGGATATGGGTTGGCCGTGGGGCTGGCGATGTGGAGCGGTTGGTGTTTTGCCTTGTCCACACGAGTGCTGATCCTGCGGCGGGGATGGAAGAAAGCAGTGGTTTACTTCTTTGCCATCCTGCGTCGCGATGCGATGACGAAATGGTTGGGCTTGATCTGGTTGATGGGGCTGGTCGTGGTCGTCATGGTGTGGAACATCGGCACCACGCACTGGGAGGGATTGTTCACCGCATTGGTCGGCATGTCGGTCGGCGGTGGCACGATCTGGGCCGTGCGGCTGGTTGCCAGTCTGGCAATGGGCGAAGAAGCCATGGGCTTTGGCGACGTCACCTTGATGGCCATGATCGGCGGAATCGTGGGCTGGCAAGCGACCGGAGCGGCCTTTTTTATCGCTCCGCTGACGTCGATCTTTATCGTGTTGATCACGTTCCTAGCCACCGGTCAACGGATGACGCCCTTCGGCCCCTACCTTTGTGCCGGCACCGTCATCACCGTGCTGTACTGGCCGACGGTTTGGCAAGCTGCCATCTTGCCCGCCCTGCTGCTGGGGCCGGTATTCTTGATGATCATGGTCGGCTCGCTGGTCGCCATGGGCGTTCTGCTAGGGATCTGGCGAGCGATCAAGATGCGGTTATTGGCCGCGTAGCCGATGCTCGCGCGGCGGTGGTCGCGAAACGAATCCACGGTGATTGTTTTGCTTCGCAAGAGCCCCCTGCGACGTAGCCCCAACGTGGTCATGACGTCGACTATAATCAGCTCATTGGTCATGCGATGTCCGGCGTTTCGGCGTTTGGTTTCGTTGCAAAAAGCTTACCTATTGCCGTTTGAAAACGTATGTCATCGCGTAGTGCCATTAAGTTCAAATGTCCGCATTGCAGCGTGGTGATGCGTGCGCCGCTGCAAGCTCAAGGACGCAAGGGCACCTGCAAACAGTGCCAAGCGAAGATCCTTGTGCCACGCATGCCCGCGGCGACGCCGGCTCCCAAGCCGCTGCCGCCGTTGGCCGAAGAGATCCCCGATCTATCTCACTCTGCTGCAGCGGCCGCGAGCGTCATTGCCGACACGGAACCAGTCAGTCCGGTGGCGGGCGAGGCCGGCTTTGATCAGTTGCTGGACCAGTTGCAAGTCGCTGCCAACGCATCGGTCGATCAGCAGCGCCGTCGACTGATCGCCAGCAAGTTTACTTCACAGCAGATTGCGGCGGCTTTTAGCGGCAAAATCCAAAGAGCGGAAACGTCGGAGAGCTACCGCGGCAGCATGGCGGGCGTGGCCGCGATGATGTTTATGCTGCCGGTCGGCTACCTGCTCTTGATCTTGACGTGCATCGTATTGCTGTTGGCCTACGTGGTGTTTGGGATCCCCTACTTCTCAGGAGGCTTTTTCCGCCACTCCATCATCGGGCTGTTCATTTTCTTGGCCGCCGCGGCACCGGCGGTCGCATTGGCGATCACCTTGGTTTTTATGATCAAGCCGATTTTTGTTAAGTCACGCAAGCGGCAGCGGAGTCGCGAGCTGAGCCGCAAGGACCAGCCGACACTGTTTGCGCTGATCGATCAGGTCTGTGATGCTGCCGACGCGCCTCGCCCGACTCGCGTCGAAGTGAATATGGAACTGAACGCTTCGGCCAGCTTGGGCGATCGGATGTTCAGCTTTCTCGGCGACGAACTAGTGCTGACGATCGGGCTGCCGTTGTTCGTGGCTCTGGATGCTCAACAGTTGGCAGGGGTGCTGGCCCATGAATTTGGACACTTTACGCAAGACGCGGGGATGCGAGCCACGCGCGTCGTGCGTGGGGTGAACGGTTGGTTTGCCCGCTTGGTGTATCAGCGCGACGTGATGGATGTACTGCTGGAAGTTGCCATGACCGAAACGCCGACGGTGCTGGGGTTGGTGTTCGCCCTGGGGCAATTGTTTGTCTGGATCGCGCGAGGCATCCTGTGGTGCTTCATGATGGTCGGACACGCTCTGAGCAGCGCTCTGATGCGGCAGATGGAATTCGATGCCGACCATTTCGAAATTCAACTGGTGGGCAGCAGCGTCTTCGAGCGGACCTCGCGCGACATGCAGCGATACAGCATCGCCTACCAGCGAGGCATGGAGCAGGCGGGAAACTGGCTTGCCAAAAATCGTTTGGCGGACGATTTAACCTTGCTGATGAAGCACTTTGCCCCGCAGGTCACGCGTGCCGAGTTGGCCAAGTTGGAAAAGCTGGAAGACGAAAACGTGTTCCTGTCGACTCATCCCACCTCGCAGCAAAGAATCGAAAAAGCCCACCAGGCCGCGGCCGCGGGCGTCTTCCACTTACAAGGTCCCGCCACCGGCTTGGTTCATCACTTTGAATCGCTGTGCCAAGCGGTGACCTGCGAGTTCTACCGCGAGGCGCTGGAAGCGGATGTGCAACTGCAGCATCTGCGTCCGACGGCGGAATTGCTGAAGGGGTGAGGGGAGCCAGATTTTGTTCCTTAAGACATCTCACGTCCCCATGGTCGTTGTTCGCTCCGCGAATATAACGCATGGTCGTTGTTCGCTCCGCGAACATAACGTAGTAAACGTAACGTTGCGTTCGCGGAGCGAACGACGACCTTGGAGCGAACGA from Roseimaritima ulvae includes these protein-coding regions:
- a CDS encoding SMP-30/gluconolactonase/LRE family protein, translated to MKRLNFCGGLLAGLFAVLGGHAGAAAEDAKITASGPVTKIQDGFAFTEGPAVANDGTLYFTDIPNDTIHVLPVGGKIEVFVKPAGHANGLWFDSDGRLLACQMDGQVVAYDRKSKQMTVLAKQYDGVRFNAPNDLVTDAEGGLYFTDPLFRAPQPLPQGQQSVYYLAADGRVTRVSDDLPAPNGIGLSLDGKRLYVIPSQSAKMLVYEVEAAGKLSAPKVFCELKQPAGKSDTGGDGMAMDVEGNLYITTNLGIQVFNPAGKAMGLIEFPEQPANVTFGGPQRKTMYVTARHGLYAVPMPIAGR
- a CDS encoding glycoside hydrolase family 10, whose product is MGQFQFDIPENLLAQGGLGEDRSLWKWAYISGIEGIPWEGNVRFEQGRLTVTRRIDESGKLSVPWNIPGYGPVTLSTCSLRSGVAPYNLPLELARGSCYRVRSQADTWERAGLRMSDNFKDLLAQGTAFFLDAAQRGANPEAAGEDAMKAIRHLEAASADLLESYAAQALAFRRDNEGRLGTLLGVSMPADQPPTATQTNAYVATCNAAAVRVSWADVETDAGRLDFDAVDQMFAWCEQHGLRVIAGPLFDFQDKMLPHWLYLLEDNFDGLVDAVCRFTEQAVLRYAGRVHLWNCAAGLNTRGPINLSEEQVMRLAVAIIQTVRRSDPRNPVIISFDQPYGEYLSRDRDGISPLHCADALVRAGLELSGIGLELRMNYEDIGTLPRTNLDFSQMIDRWAVLGLPLMCQLTLAAGSGSDAGALRPTEVFAPNSQLGVTEKDQLRLAGGYVRTLLAKHFVHGIIWEGWDDSRPHIFPHSGLLDDRGNPRALQQYLARLRKDFLC
- the accD gene encoding acetyl-CoA carboxylase, carboxyltransferase subunit beta, which gives rise to MPDAETTPTSPAQDASLEQAAETPTVPKKRGVPEGLWIKCPGCGASLYRKEVQRRLNVCPNCEYHFYVSASERIQHMLDDGTFEPCDDHLRPTDPLDFSDRKRYAERLVAEQKRTGLTDAVLTGTGMIRARRVAFAVTDSAFIMGSMGSVVGERLTRLVERATEQNLPLIIVSGSGGGARMHEGILSLMQMAKVSAALARFDKAGGLFISVLTNPTMGGVAASFASLGDLVFAEPKALIGFAGPRTIKATIGIELPEGFQTSEFLMEHGYIDRIVTRERLKSEIAQAIDYCGK
- a CDS encoding serine/threonine protein kinase, whose product is MGFLDSLRSLLPGSSDASSADGPEGSSDKHKDKKASTKSSGKPKKKSTAAARTKCDIEARFERMRSSVSGTMGNFFLARDRQLKRIVGVKVCDPEKVELFEARFKGLKKPSEGEIAMQMMHPRVMETLEHGETTRGERYLVTEYIEGPSLQHVVQTANEEEVAGKRVNLIRQMAEAIAYVHSKEFIHRDICPRNFICLPDLVGLKLIDFGLTVPATPPFMTPGNRTGTPVYMSPEIVRRRSTDKRVDIFSFGMSAYCLLTFQFPWNVTDTTGRAALQHDTALPTDIFERRPNLDPRLGKAIMHCLQPKAEDRMPSMTQFLQQISRVEQEEQ
- a CDS encoding putative sugar nucleotidyl transferase translates to MHVLCFEDAATAKLAPITTARPAYAIGCASFHLLDWLQRLDCPILGSVRPHLHTLQKVDYGLTALTSERAGEPMLLVNARMVPSQANYAALSEMLTHGQGGHIEDASGIAAAYLPAGWKVPTPDPATDPQALTSIDHIIAAACLQPAIEGSLDLFQWPHDVVSWHMRLMPENMQRRIEENGFKQLQDGVFVAEDATLGEHAVIDTSEGPILLDRNVKVGPFCYLSGPVYAGRNTRVIEHAALKDGVALGHTVKIGGEVEASVIEPYSNKQHHGFLGHSYLGSWINLGAGTCNSDLKNTYGKINVEYNGQRVATDMQFMGCVMGDYAKTAINTGIFTGKVIGVAAMLYGFVTSNVPSFVNYARLFGQMAEIPPEVMINTQARMFSRRKVEQRDCDAQLMRDMFRLTAPEREQNEELSML
- a CDS encoding A24 family peptidase codes for the protein MAFWIQLPLPVRLAVLSLVGVIAGGFVNWAIYAWATFRVPVSPWSRVPAGMAARHWFTRLPVVGWWARAAETPQQLAAARERLTRLGYEVPPEWTPRMPFWLRPMAIELALGFALPWLYWYETQAGLVLPAGVPQAAVAAAHPTWLHWMFVGHALLLVLMTIATFIDFDEQIIPDWVTIPGTLLALGMASVSLHTFLPIPLTANGVMRLEPCTFSAPWPVGKKWGSGYGLAVGLAMWSGWCFALSTRVLILRRGWKKAVVYFFAILRRDAMTKWLGLIWLMGLVVVVMVWNIGTTHWEGLFTALVGMSVGGGTIWAVRLVASLAMGEEAMGFGDVTLMAMIGGIVGWQATGAAFFIAPLTSIFIVLITFLATGQRMTPFGPYLCAGTVITVLYWPTVWQAAILPALLLGPVFLMIMVGSLVAMGVLLGIWRAIKMRLLAA
- a CDS encoding M48 family metallopeptidase, which gives rise to MSSRSAIKFKCPHCSVVMRAPLQAQGRKGTCKQCQAKILVPRMPAATPAPKPLPPLAEEIPDLSHSAAAAASVIADTEPVSPVAGEAGFDQLLDQLQVAANASVDQQRRRLIASKFTSQQIAAAFSGKIQRAETSESYRGSMAGVAAMMFMLPVGYLLLILTCIVLLLAYVVFGIPYFSGGFFRHSIIGLFIFLAAAAPAVALAITLVFMIKPIFVKSRKRQRSRELSRKDQPTLFALIDQVCDAADAPRPTRVEVNMELNASASLGDRMFSFLGDELVLTIGLPLFVALDAQQLAGVLAHEFGHFTQDAGMRATRVVRGVNGWFARLVYQRDVMDVLLEVAMTETPTVLGLVFALGQLFVWIARGILWCFMMVGHALSSALMRQMEFDADHFEIQLVGSSVFERTSRDMQRYSIAYQRGMEQAGNWLAKNRLADDLTLLMKHFAPQVTRAELAKLEKLEDENVFLSTHPTSQQRIEKAHQAAAAGVFHLQGPATGLVHHFESLCQAVTCEFYREALEADVQLQHLRPTAELLKG